One Paenibacillus riograndensis SBR5 DNA segment encodes these proteins:
- the fapR gene encoding transcription factor FapR, which translates to MSKKERQQQLLQIIDGNPFVTDRELTRQLKVSIQTIRLDRMELGIPELRERMKQMAEHSYDQVRSLPADEVVGDIVDLQLDRSGISIFEIREDHVFSRNGIARGHYVFAQANSLAVAIINDEIALTASADIRFVRMVRLGEKCIAKAQVRSLAGRNGKAEVDVFTYVGEELVFQGHFIVYRSAIEEYSEGGNRSADRH; encoded by the coding sequence ATGTCCAAGAAAGAGCGTCAGCAGCAGCTGCTGCAGATAATAGATGGTAATCCCTTTGTGACTGACCGTGAACTGACCCGGCAGCTCAAAGTAAGCATACAGACGATCCGGCTGGACCGGATGGAGCTGGGGATCCCCGAACTGCGTGAGCGGATGAAGCAGATGGCGGAGCACTCCTATGATCAGGTGCGTTCCTTACCTGCAGATGAAGTAGTCGGTGATATCGTTGACCTGCAGCTGGACCGCAGCGGGATTTCCATATTCGAAATTCGTGAGGACCATGTATTTTCCAGAAACGGGATCGCACGTGGACATTATGTGTTCGCCCAAGCCAATTCACTGGCGGTTGCCATTATCAATGACGAGATTGCCCTGACGGCTTCCGCCGATATCCGGTTTGTCCGCATGGTGCGGTTAGGCGAGAAATGTATTGCCAAAGCGCAGGTGCGTTCGCTGGCAGGCCGGAACGGCAAAGCCGAGGTGGACGTGTTTACCTATGTCGGTGAAGAATTGGTTTTTCAGGGCCATTTCATAGTGTACCGGTCCGCAATTGAAGAATACAGCGAAGGGGGAAACCGCAGTGCTGATCGCCATTGA
- the plsX gene encoding phosphate acyltransferase PlsX codes for MLIAIDAMGGDNAPECNVEGALSAAAEWSDTQIVLVGDEARLEPLLINKPANVTVRHAGDVIGSDEEPVKAVRRKKDSSMVVAGRMVREGEADAMISSGNTGALMTTGLLVVGRMQGIERPALAPMIPTLDEVGVLALDLGANMDAKPQHLVQYALMGSIYRSQVHGIAKPRVGLLNVGTEPGKGNELTKETYPLLEALQGIHFVGNVEARDVLTGGCDVLVCDGFAGNILLKTLEGTAGAMFSLLKEQFSKSLKTKLGAAILMPELRGLKGKMDYKEHGGAPLLGLSGLVVKGHGSSDGNAVKNAVRQARIALQADLVASISKEISGK; via the coding sequence GTGCTGATCGCCATTGATGCAATGGGCGGGGACAACGCTCCTGAATGCAATGTAGAGGGTGCTTTGTCCGCAGCTGCAGAGTGGAGTGATACGCAGATAGTGCTCGTAGGGGATGAAGCCAGACTGGAGCCGCTGCTGATAAATAAACCGGCCAACGTGACCGTTCGTCACGCGGGGGATGTCATCGGTTCGGATGAAGAGCCGGTAAAGGCCGTCCGCCGCAAAAAGGATTCGTCGATGGTGGTTGCCGGGCGCATGGTGCGCGAAGGTGAAGCGGATGCCATGATTTCGTCCGGGAACACCGGAGCCCTAATGACTACAGGGCTGCTGGTCGTGGGGAGAATGCAGGGGATCGAACGCCCTGCTCTTGCCCCTATGATCCCAACGCTGGATGAGGTGGGGGTTCTGGCGCTGGATCTGGGCGCGAACATGGACGCCAAGCCGCAGCATCTGGTGCAATATGCGCTGATGGGCAGCATCTACCGCAGCCAGGTTCATGGCATTGCGAAGCCGCGTGTGGGTCTGCTGAATGTGGGCACTGAGCCGGGCAAAGGCAATGAGCTGACCAAGGAAACTTACCCGCTGCTTGAAGCGCTGCAGGGCATTCATTTTGTCGGCAATGTGGAAGCGCGCGATGTCCTCACGGGCGGGTGCGATGTGCTTGTCTGCGACGGTTTTGCCGGGAATATACTATTGAAAACGCTGGAAGGAACAGCGGGTGCGATGTTCTCTTTGCTTAAGGAACAATTCAGCAAGTCGCTCAAGACGAAGTTGGGCGCGGCTATCCTCATGCCGGAGCTTAGAGGCCTCAAGGGGAAAATGGATTACAAGGAGCATGGCGGAGCTCCGTTGCTAGGCCTGAGCGGGCTGGTAGTGAAAGGGCATGGCTCTTCTGACGGCAATGCGGTGAAGAATGCGGTCAGACAGGCCCGGATTGCCTTGCAAGCGGATTTGGTAGCCAGCATATCGAAGGAAATCAGCGGGAAGTGA
- a CDS encoding beta-ketoacyl-ACP synthase III, with protein sequence MKQQLRPVGIIGTGKYVPEQILTNSDLEKMVETNDEWIVSRTGIRERHIAAPHEATSDLAYEAALKALDSAGMKAEDLDLIIVATVTPDSTVPSTACILQDKLGAKGAAAFDLSAACSGFVYSLATATGFIQNGMYNNALVIGADTLSRITDYTDRNTCVLFGDGAGAVIIGEVPEGRGFQSFDLGAEGSGGSLLNIEAGGSRLPASHQTIEDKKHFLYMNGREVFKFAVRVMGTATERVLTKAGLGKENIDLFIPHQANIRIIQSAMQRLDLPPEKCVINVDKYANTSAASIPLALVEAAEEGRIKEGDTLLMVGFGGGLTWGASVLIW encoded by the coding sequence ATGAAACAACAATTGCGGCCGGTAGGAATTATCGGAACAGGAAAATATGTGCCTGAACAAATATTAACCAACAGCGATCTGGAGAAAATGGTCGAAACCAACGATGAATGGATTGTCAGCCGGACGGGCATCCGGGAACGGCATATTGCCGCCCCGCATGAAGCCACCTCGGATCTGGCTTATGAAGCCGCGCTCAAGGCGCTGGATTCAGCAGGCATGAAGGCTGAAGATTTGGATCTTATTATTGTAGCGACTGTTACTCCGGATAGCACGGTCCCATCAACAGCGTGCATTCTGCAGGACAAGCTGGGAGCAAAAGGCGCAGCGGCATTTGACTTGTCGGCAGCCTGCTCCGGGTTCGTATACAGTCTGGCAACGGCAACCGGCTTTATCCAGAACGGTATGTACAATAATGCTCTGGTTATCGGAGCGGACACCTTGTCACGCATTACGGATTATACTGACCGCAACACCTGCGTATTGTTCGGTGATGGTGCCGGTGCCGTTATTATCGGCGAGGTTCCTGAAGGAAGAGGCTTTCAGTCCTTCGATCTCGGTGCGGAAGGCTCTGGCGGCAGTCTGCTGAATATAGAAGCAGGCGGCTCACGTCTGCCGGCCTCTCATCAGACCATTGAAGATAAGAAGCATTTCCTCTATATGAACGGCCGTGAGGTTTTCAAATTCGCGGTCCGGGTTATGGGCACGGCTACAGAGCGCGTCCTTACCAAAGCGGGACTCGGCAAAGAGAACATTGATCTGTTCATTCCGCATCAGGCGAACATCCGCATCATTCAATCCGCGATGCAGCGTCTGGATTTGCCGCCCGAGAAATGCGTAATCAATGTTGACAAATACGCAAATACATCTGCGGCTTCGATTCCGCTTGCGCTGGTTGAAGCTGCGGAAGAAGGCCGGATCAAGGAAGGCGACACCTTGCTGATGGTCGGTTTTGGCGGCGGACTTACTTGGGGGGCTTCTGTCCTGATCTGGTAG
- the fabD gene encoding ACP S-malonyltransferase → MGKIAFVFPGQGAQAVGMGKDVYDALPHSRAVFEKGDEVLGFPLSRLIFEGPDSELKQTVNTQPALVTTSAAYLEALRQHGVNPDYVAGHSLGEYSALVAAGALAYEEAVSLVRLRGRFMEEAVPGGQGAMAAVLGAEREALAELCRSISEAGNSVELANVNCPGQIVISGSKAGVEEAAQRIKEIGGKRAIPLEVSGPFHSSLMKEAAERLAAELGKVTINTPSVPVVVNVNATAVTDPDEIRELLMQQVFSPVLWQDSVEWLIAAGVDTFVEIGPGSVLAGLIRKIDKTVKVVNINSLESAEAGW, encoded by the coding sequence ATGGGTAAAATTGCATTTGTTTTTCCCGGCCAGGGTGCACAGGCAGTGGGTATGGGTAAGGATGTGTATGATGCTCTTCCGCACAGCCGTGCGGTATTCGAAAAGGGTGATGAAGTGCTTGGCTTTCCGCTTAGCCGCCTTATTTTTGAAGGGCCGGACAGTGAACTGAAGCAGACAGTGAATACACAGCCCGCGCTTGTAACGACCAGTGCGGCTTACCTTGAGGCCCTGCGTCAACACGGCGTGAATCCTGATTATGTTGCGGGACACAGCCTCGGGGAATACAGCGCGCTGGTAGCCGCCGGAGCTTTGGCTTATGAAGAGGCAGTGAGCCTGGTGCGTCTGCGCGGACGCTTTATGGAAGAAGCGGTTCCCGGCGGACAAGGGGCGATGGCGGCAGTGCTTGGCGCAGAGCGTGAAGCCCTGGCAGAGCTGTGCCGTTCCATATCGGAAGCCGGCAACTCTGTAGAACTTGCCAACGTCAACTGCCCCGGGCAAATTGTAATTTCCGGTTCCAAAGCAGGGGTTGAAGAAGCTGCTCAGCGCATCAAGGAAATTGGCGGCAAACGGGCCATTCCGCTTGAAGTAAGCGGCCCCTTTCATTCTTCCTTAATGAAGGAAGCGGCTGAACGCCTGGCTGCCGAATTGGGAAAAGTAACTATCAACACGCCTTCGGTGCCGGTAGTTGTTAATGTGAACGCAACAGCAGTCACAGACCCCGATGAAATCCGGGAACTTTTGATGCAGCAGGTATTTTCTCCTGTATTGTGGCAGGATAGTGTAGAGTGGCTGATTGCTGCCGGAGTAGACACCTTTGTGGAGATCGGACCCGGCAGTGTGCTGGCAGGATTGATCCGTAAGATTGACAAGACCGTCAAGGTTGTCAATATCAACAGTCTTGAAAGTGCTGAGGCTGGCTGGTAA
- the fabG gene encoding 3-oxoacyl-[acyl-carrier-protein] reductase: MFSALKGQTALVTGGSRGIGRSIALQLAEHGVKVAVNYSGNEAAAQETVARIIELGSEAIAIRGDVGNSQQAESMVKEVIDTWGKIDILVNNAGITRDNLIMRMKEEEFDQVIETNLKGVFNCLKSATRPMMKQRYGRIINISSVIGVIGNAGQLNYSAAKAGIIGMTKSAARELSSRGITVNCIAPGFIDTEMTHQLSDEVRSEYVKGIPLARLGRPEDIAMTVVFLASEGAAYMTGQTLHVDGGMYM; encoded by the coding sequence ATGTTCTCAGCATTAAAAGGCCAGACCGCTCTCGTTACAGGCGGGTCCCGCGGCATCGGCCGCAGTATTGCGCTTCAGCTTGCGGAGCATGGTGTGAAAGTAGCCGTGAATTATTCCGGTAACGAAGCAGCTGCTCAGGAGACCGTAGCCCGCATCATTGAGCTTGGCTCCGAGGCCATTGCCATCCGGGGCGATGTCGGCAACAGCCAGCAGGCGGAAAGTATGGTTAAAGAGGTTATTGATACCTGGGGGAAGATTGATATTCTGGTCAATAATGCCGGCATCACCCGGGATAATCTGATCATGCGCATGAAGGAAGAAGAATTCGACCAGGTTATTGAAACGAACCTCAAAGGTGTGTTCAACTGTCTGAAATCAGCTACCCGCCCGATGATGAAGCAGCGTTATGGCCGGATTATCAACATTTCTTCGGTTATTGGCGTGATCGGGAATGCAGGGCAGTTGAACTATTCTGCAGCCAAAGCAGGCATCATTGGGATGACCAAGTCGGCGGCGCGTGAGCTGTCTTCACGGGGAATCACGGTAAACTGCATTGCGCCAGGATTTATCGATACCGAAATGACGCATCAGCTGTCCGATGAAGTCCGCAGTGAGTATGTGAAGGGGATTCCCCTTGCCAGACTCGGGCGGCCGGAGGATATTGCCATGACAGTTGTATTTCTGGCCTCGGAAGGGGCAGCCTACATGACAGGCCAGACGCTTCACGTGGATGGCGGAATGTACATGTAA
- a CDS encoding acyl carrier protein, giving the protein MSDVLERVKRIVIDRLGADEAEVTLEASFKDDLGADSLDVVELVMELEDEFDMEISDEDAEKITTVGEVVKYIQSHT; this is encoded by the coding sequence ATGTCCGATGTATTGGAGCGTGTAAAACGCATTGTCATCGACCGCTTAGGAGCCGATGAAGCTGAGGTAACATTAGAAGCGTCTTTCAAAGATGATTTGGGTGCTGATTCTCTTGATGTAGTAGAATTGGTTATGGAATTGGAAGATGAATTCGATATGGAAATCTCTGATGAAGATGCAGAGAAGATTACGACCGTGGGTGAAGTTGTGAAGTACATACAATCTCATACCTAG
- the fabF gene encoding beta-ketoacyl-ACP synthase II — translation MNHRVVVTGMGVITSLGTDLDTFWDNLMSGKSGVSTVDTFDVSEYTTKIAASVKDFDPEERFGRKEARKMDRFVQFAVAAGEDALKDSGLVIGEGIDAERIGVSVGSGIGGLGTWEDNHNLLLEKGPKRVSPFFIPMMIANMGSGQLSISLGAKGPNTTTVTACATGSHSIGESFRLIQRGDADAMICGGSEATIRPTGMAGFCAMRAMSTHNEEPEKASRPFDMDRDGFVMGEGAGILILESLEHAEKRGAKIYAEVIGYGLSADAHHMTEPDPDGAARCIKMAIRDAGIAPEEIDYINAHGTSTPVGDKSETSAVKKALGDHAYKVAISSTKSMTGHLLGAAGGVEAIICGLSLQKGMIAPTINLDNPDPECDLDYVPNVPRKADLNIVMSNSFGFGGHNATVILKKYNQ, via the coding sequence TTGAATCATAGAGTAGTTGTTACAGGTATGGGCGTGATAACATCGCTGGGTACGGATTTGGATACGTTCTGGGATAATCTGATGAGCGGCAAGTCCGGAGTCTCAACGGTAGATACCTTTGATGTCAGTGAGTACACTACCAAAATTGCAGCATCAGTCAAAGACTTTGATCCAGAGGAACGGTTTGGCCGCAAAGAAGCACGGAAGATGGACCGTTTTGTCCAGTTTGCCGTGGCCGCCGGAGAAGATGCGCTGAAGGACAGCGGACTTGTGATCGGTGAAGGCATCGATGCGGAACGGATCGGGGTATCCGTCGGTTCCGGTATTGGAGGACTGGGCACATGGGAAGACAACCATAATCTCCTTTTGGAGAAAGGCCCCAAACGTGTCAGCCCGTTCTTCATTCCCATGATGATTGCCAACATGGGCTCAGGGCAGCTGTCGATCAGCTTAGGTGCCAAAGGTCCGAACACAACAACAGTGACGGCCTGTGCAACAGGAAGCCATTCGATTGGGGAGTCCTTCCGCCTGATCCAGCGCGGCGATGCGGATGCGATGATCTGCGGCGGTTCGGAGGCTACCATCCGTCCTACCGGAATGGCCGGCTTTTGTGCCATGAGAGCAATGTCTACACACAACGAAGAGCCTGAGAAGGCCAGCCGTCCGTTTGACATGGACCGTGACGGATTCGTAATGGGCGAAGGTGCAGGGATTCTGATTCTTGAATCACTGGAGCATGCCGAGAAACGCGGTGCCAAGATCTATGCGGAAGTGATTGGCTACGGTCTCAGCGCAGATGCCCATCATATGACAGAGCCGGACCCGGATGGTGCAGCACGCTGCATTAAGATGGCGATCCGCGATGCCGGAATTGCACCTGAAGAGATTGATTACATTAACGCACATGGAACTTCCACCCCTGTAGGCGACAAGTCAGAAACTTCTGCTGTTAAGAAGGCTCTGGGAGATCATGCCTACAAGGTCGCGATCAGTTCCACCAAATCCATGACAGGCCACTTGCTTGGTGCTGCCGGGGGTGTGGAAGCGATTATTTGCGGATTGTCTCTGCAAAAGGGAATGATCGCGCCAACCATTAATTTGGACAATCCTGACCCGGAATGCGACTTGGACTATGTTCCGAATGTTCCGCGCAAAGCAGATCTTAACATCGTTATGTCCAATTCTTTTGGCTTCGGAGGACATAACGCTACAGTAATTCTCAAAAAATATAATCAGTAA
- the rnc gene encoding ribonuclease III, with the protein MKGDLKQLQSQLQIQFHDAVLLKQAFTHASYVNEHRFNQHQDNERLEFLGDAVLELTVSEYLYNLLPDRPEGELTKLRAAIVCEPSLVRFAESLGFGRYVLLGKGEELTGGRTRPALLADVFESFVGALYLDQGLETARRFLDNHVFPLVETDGKLQMQMSDFKTELQELIQHHGMGTLEYRIIEERGPAHEREFVSEVYMAGRSLGSGSGRSKKEAEQQAAAAALLRLKEDGA; encoded by the coding sequence GTGAAAGGAGACCTGAAGCAGTTACAAAGCCAACTTCAAATCCAATTTCACGATGCTGTACTTCTGAAGCAGGCCTTTACCCATGCCTCATATGTGAATGAACACCGGTTCAATCAGCATCAGGACAACGAGCGCCTGGAATTTCTGGGCGATGCGGTTCTGGAGCTGACGGTGTCTGAATATTTGTACAATTTGCTTCCGGACAGACCTGAAGGTGAACTGACCAAGCTGCGCGCGGCAATCGTATGCGAGCCGTCCTTAGTCAGATTTGCCGAGAGTCTGGGCTTTGGGCGTTACGTACTGCTGGGTAAAGGGGAAGAACTTACGGGCGGCAGAACCCGCCCGGCCTTGCTGGCCGATGTGTTCGAATCCTTTGTGGGAGCGCTTTACCTGGACCAGGGGCTGGAAACGGCCCGGCGGTTTCTGGATAATCATGTATTCCCGCTGGTGGAGACGGACGGCAAGCTGCAAATGCAGATGAGCGATTTCAAAACGGAGCTTCAGGAGCTGATTCAGCATCACGGAATGGGTACGCTGGAATATCGGATTATTGAAGAACGCGGACCGGCACATGAACGGGAATTCGTCTCTGAGGTTTATATGGCGGGCCGGTCACTTGGCAGCGGCAGTGGACGTTCCAAGAAAGAAGCGGAGCAGCAGGCGGCAGCGGCAGCACTTTTGCGGCTGAAGGAAGATGGCGCTTAA